From Sulfuracidifex tepidarius, one genomic window encodes:
- a CDS encoding putative integrase, with the protein MTEKQRRYKFGYFILRERKDRYYVYKLEYEGGNVKERYIGPLTDVAETYEKLKKEEWGSGIPPVGPRGFEPRITAV; encoded by the coding sequence ATGACGGAAAAACAACGCCGTTATAAGTTCGGGTATTTCATCTTAAGGGAAAGGAAAGATCGGTATTACGTTTACAAGCTAGAGTATGAAGGCGGTAACGTAAAGGAACGTTACATAGGTCCTTTAACTGACGTAGCCGAAACTTACGAGAAATTGAAAAAAGAGGAGTGGGGGTCTGGGATACCCCCAGTGGGCCCGCGGGGATTTGAACCCCGGATCACTGCCGTGTGA